The sequence GACAACGGGTTAGAATATTTGAGGCCTCTAAACATAAATTACAGGACGGTTTTCCACTTGATACTCTATTTaggaaataatattaatataaagcaGGTGCCATAAGTAAATGCATGGATTCATTTTGCATCAAATATTAGCTTTTAAGAAAAACACTAACATTTCATAAAGTACTTATATTATCATCTTAAACCCATTGTGTGTACTTTGAAAAATATCTCTTGCAGAACACTCAGTCTGTTGTTAATGATGAGCAGTGTTTAATAACACAAACAAGTAAAATCCACACCTTTCTTTTATATGCCTAGTTTAAATTAAATGTGGACAGGatgtaaaatacatattttacagaACTTAATTGCTGGTTGGTGGTAACTCTGAGCCAGCAAATATCCTAAGGAAAACTGTAGCATATACAACCTACACCTTAAGCCAAAATCTTATTAAAGTGTCAGAGTATCTTCAAATAGAAAACACACTAGGGAAAACAGTGTTTAGAGGGATAGTAATAAAATCACACAATGCCTTATAAcacaatataaattttttaaaaggtttacatgctattttttttctttaaaattttatcatttttaaaaattgaagtatagttgattttcactGCTGTGTTAGTTTTTGGTGCACAAccaggtgattcagttatacatacatatacattctttatttttaaatattcttttccactatggtttatcctgAGATATTTTTGAACACAGCTCCCCGTGCTCTGCAGTAGGGCCTTGTTAATACTGCCCTTTGAATGGTGGGGAGGCAGATCTCATGAGTACTGTACACATTACTAGCAGGGCAACTGATTCTTCCTCTAATTTATTTCTGAGGCAGCATCTCATATCAGaggtgaaaatattttcttttcaacttATTTACCAAGAACAGTGCACTTTACCAAGATGAATAATACTCAGCAACATCAGGCTggtgtggtttaaaaaaaaaaaaaaagatggtaaacATGCTTTGTGGAAACCTCAGAGGTTCATTTGCTGGAGGTCTCCACCACAATAAGCAATTACTTGAAAATGTGCCACCTCTTAATAAACATGGAGGAGGTTAAATCATTGCCAGCAGCATAAcatgtgttcaataaatgttgaaaaaaatgaagaaatggataaaGTAATTGCCATGATTTAGAACTCATAACCAACATTGTTAAAACCTTTCTTTACCTCTAGCTGTCTATGTGCATCCATAAAAGTTATTACTAGTATcctttttatagaaaaggaaacaaacataGAAAGATGATTACCCAAAATTGTGGATTCTGCTAACAGTGCAAGAATTATGACCTCCTAGAATTTTtaccaaatgctgctgctgctgctgctgctgctgctaagttgcttcagtcgtgtccgactctgtgggaccccatagacggcagcccaccaggctcccccgtccctgagaatctccaggcaagaacactggagtgggttgccatttccttctccaccagttctacgatgctgctgctgctgctaagtcgctccagtcgtgtccgaccctgtgcgaccccagagacggcctcccaccaggagcctctgtctctgggattctccaagcaagaacactggagtgggttgccatttccttctccaatgcatgaaagtgaaaagtaaaagcgaagtcgctcagtcgtgtccgactcttagcgaccccatggactgcagcccaccaggctcccctatccatgggactttccaggcaagagtactggagtggggcgctaAACTAGTAATGTTTAAAACCATTTCTGTCAGACAAGAAATATCGTGTATATACTTAGGTCTACAGACATATTTTTCTCCCAACCACACATATCAATCTGGAGAACTGAGCTACTGCTCCCTTTGCTAGATAAAGTAATTACATGAAAAACTATTTACCTGGTTTTCTGATAAGATTCATTCACCCTATTCCCTTTCTTGAAACagtcacatggctgatcatcatTTAGGGTTGGATAGACTGTCTAAAGAGAAAGACATACAGTTAATAAAtaccctaaacacacacacaaacaagaaacatgaaaaacCGGAACAAATCTAAATGAGATTTTACTTAAGTTTACATTACCTTTTCTGTAGTGCTTGAAATATTCTTGCTCAATCTGTTGGAAGATGCCGACAGCAGGGGAAGTGACTTCTTTCCTCCTCTAATATTCGGGCAGGGTGCCTTACCACCGGAACTAGAAGCAACAGAACAGTGTTGGTAAGTACCAACTGCAAACACCCTATCACCCTTATCatgttgcttttcacttttttgttctTAAATATTCAAATTGTATAAAAAGTTTGAATGGGGGAATATTGCCTTCTATTTATGGtttaatctatttttgtttttcacagtggGTATTAGATACAAGATCACACTACTATAAATGGATTTCATCTCTctccccatacacacacacacatacacctgcaTGCACATACAGGACATCTGTGGGACTAATCAAGTTTGGCTGTTACTCCAAAGTTCCTGTGTCCAttctcattcattccttccttccacaaATAGAGTGCCTAGAAAACAGCAGGGTTAGATACCTATCCTACTCTCATGGAGCTTGAACTCTATTGGAAAGGCCCCCTTTCAGGCCTCCTGCCTTCACTATCACATCAGTCCATGAAAAATTTATCAGTATAATACATATCACACAGTGTTCTCTCTCTGTGACATTTTGTTGACTGGTACCACCCAAGGCTGCTTCTCCCCTCTTGAGTGGCCTACTAAAACTGCCCCATTCGAATGTGAATCTTCTTTCTTCCATAAAATCCCCTGCCTCTGAAAAAATGGAAGAGTTGggattatacatttttatttccttcctaaaACTCTGCTATGTTTCAAAACAAGCATGTATGCCATTTTGGTCCGTGTAAGTATGATGAGAAGGAAAATCACATGCAGGCCCttacaatgaatgaatgagaccATAATCAACTGCTCGATTCGTTTCAGATGTAGAAAACGTTCTTCACCAACCCCCTTCATTAGTCTGGTTTTCCTGCTGCCTTGTCCCTCTGGATTGTACAGGAACACTCTAGAACTCTCTAGAACTCTCTAGAAAGTGCACTCCCATCTTCTCCACTTCATTTCACCTGGCAGGCTTTACACCCTGGGCTGTGCTGTTTTCTGGACAAAGTTACTGAGAGAGGAGAGGTGACAGCCTGCAGGGTCCCTAAAGATGCAGAAAGCAAGCTCTGGTTTCCCCGAAGGTTCGGGAACAAAGCTAAAAGTCTGGATTCTGCCTACAAAAATGGGTCCCAAGCGCCAGAGGCTGCTTAAGGGCAGCCTTAAATTTGTCACAGGGTCTTAACCCTTGTTTTCATATCTTCCTCTCCTCCGGTTTGGAGCCTCTGTGGAGACAGTAGTAGCAGCAGCGccgccccctccccatcccccagggaGAGGGTCAGCGGTCCCCGCGGCAAAGCATTGTGGGTGATGCGGGGACACGACGCTTCGCGTCTACGCAGCCAGGCTCCCACGGTCTGGCCTAGGGTCCGTGTTGCAGCGCAAACGTCCAGAGAGCTGGCTACCCTCGAGGCTTAAAATGAGCCGGGGACCGGCTCCCGGGCAGGCCGAGTGgcgcgcccctcccccgcccgcaTTAGCCCAGAAATCCGGTGACCGCAGCGTGCACGCTCCGGGTCCTCCGCGCGAGCAGACGCCGATCTGGGACCGATCCGCGCGCCGGCCAGCCGGACGCAGACAGACACTGACCAGACCTGTTTCGCGGCCGCGGAGGACACGTGACGCGGGGCTGGGCGGGAGGCAGACGGCTGCGCTGGGCGGCGGGAGTCCGCGCCGGCCGCGTCAcgaggggcggggcggaggcTCGCCGGGAAGTTGCTCCGACAAGTCGCGGCCGGGTGAGTAACGCGCGGCCGGGAAGGGGCCGCTGGGCGGGGCCCCTGGGCGGACACTCCCTTCCCCGCACCCTGAGGAAGCCCAAGGCCGCCGCCGCCACCCTGTGCTCCGCTGCGGCCCCGAGGAGCGTCCGCGCGAGCAAGCATTTGTCCtggaaacagctttttttttttttttttcttgcccaaAGCGGAAAACCAGGGGGAGGACTCGAGGGACCAGGTGGCGGACGTGGGGAGCGCGCAGCCGGCCCACTGCGTCCTCTGCAGGCGGCGGTTCCAGCGGACCCTCCCCAGGGTCGCTGAGCACGTCCCGGGACACCAAAGGAGCGGACGCAGGGTCGGGAGGGAGACCGCCCTTCGGTTCCGCCTCCTCATCTCTCGACAGTCGGCCGGGCCATGTCCGGAGGCCCGGGCTCGGCGGTCCTCCCCGCCACCGTTGGGTTCCGGAAGCCCGCCCCGCGGAGCCTCAGCTGCCTCTCTGACCTGGACGGCGGCGCGGCCCGGGAGCCGCGGCCCTGCCGGCCCCCGGGGAGTCCGGGCagcgcgccgccgccgccacctgcGCCGTCCGGCTGCGACCCCCACCTACGGCCCATCATCCTGCGGCGGGCGCGCTCGCTGCCCAGCTCGCCGGAGCGCCGCCAGAAGGGCGCGGGCGCTCCGGGCGCTGCGTGCCGACCCGGCTGCAGCCGGCAGCACCGCGTGCGCTTCGCTGACGCGCTGGGCCTGGAGCTGGCGCAGGTCAAGGTGTTTAATGCGGGCGAAGACCCGTCCGTGCCGCTGCACGTGCTGTCGCGACTCGCCATCAACTCGGACCTGTGCTGCAGCAGCCAGGACCTGGAGTTCACTCTTCAATGCCTGGTGCCCGACTTCCCGCCGCCCGTCGAGGCCCCGGAATTCGGCGAGCGCCTGGGGCGCCAGCTCGTGTGCCTGGAGCGCGTCACCTGCTCGGACCTGGGCATCAGCGGCACGGTGCGCGTGCGCAACGTGGCCTTCGAGAAGCAGGTGGCCGTGCGCTACACCTTCTCAGACTGGCGCAGCGCGCACGAAGTGGCGGCGCGGTGGCGCGGGCCGGCAGGCTCCGGGGGCTCCGAGGACGTCTTCGCCTTCGGCTTCCCGGTGCCGCCCTTCCTGCTGGAGCTCGGCTCCCGCGTGCACTTCGCGCTGTGCTACCGTGTTGCCGGAGCCGAGCACTGGGACAACAACGACGGCCGCGACTACAGTCTCACGTGCCGCAACCACGCACTGCACATGCCGCGCGGGGAGTGCGAGGAGAGCTGGATCCACTTTATCTGAACTTCCTGGCGGGGCTCGCGCGTCTGGGAGGTGGCCCTGCCTCACACCCGACCCCCAAGCCGGGGCCGTCGGACCTTGCTTCCCGCAGCTGCAAGGTGTGCTCGCTGTGGCCCGCCTATGCTGTCTTTTACTTGAAACGTCTGGCTCACTTGGTCTAAACCGTGGCCTCCGATGCCAGAAGGCTGGGCTGTGTCATGTGCTGGGTGGGGTGCTGGGTGAGTAGATGCACCAGTGAGTTGGCCCTATGAAGAAGGGCCAGGCAGGTGGTTTTGGAAAGGCCTGCACCCTGCACTGGGAAAGCCTGTGGCTTTTGCATGTGTCCTGATCGCGTCTCTGTGAATATAGCTCTTATTTATCATCACTGCTATGTTGAAACCTTTTACCCTTAGTCGATGCCTTCTTGGGAACATTCTGAATtcaataagctaaaaaaaaaaagtcattcttgTGCGTTTGTGCCCACTGTAAACCGAATGTATATGCTGTGACCCCCATCATGGTCCCTTGAAGCATTCCTGCCCTGGGACAAGGAAAACCTGAAGTCACATTTGCATGCCAATGTCTGTAGGCTTCTAACAGCGGGGAAACTATTAATAGGCAAGAAATTGATGCCTCTTCGGTCATCATACAATCATTCCTGGGAGTTCAGGTTGCCCCATTAGGCTGTGTCTCCTCCATCAGCAACTGCCAAGAAGGAAAACACTTAGAACTTTTAGTTTGCAAAACAGCCCCTTCTGCGGTGTTTCTTTgcactttatgtattttattgtaCATGTTTGATAATTGTGTATCTGCACTTTATCAGGCCACTCTGTTTAGGTTTGAGCTACCTAAGTATTTAAAGAAATTCTGCCTTAAGTTATTTCAGTTTTCAGGCAACTCTGTGGAATTTGGGCAACAGTGCCCTTTGCAGTTACCTTTTTGACGGTTATGGTGACTCTCTTGATGTCTTCTTAAGTGTCCAGGGTTCCAGCAGTCATCATTCAGAAGTCACATTATCAAGTGGAACTAGCAGGTATTTTCAGCAACAACAAGACTGGAGGAAAAACAATACACAAATACTtatacattttaattgttttaagcTGTATTTGTATATGCCTGGTTTTATCAACTACCTGCCAACTTTCATCTTTGTGCCTTCAGATAGATAACTTTGTAACCTTGTCTGGActtgttttccaattttaaaatgttaaatgcttttttatttttaattttccaaccAAGAATTCAAGGCCATTGTCTCCTGCAGAGTGCCACAACAACTTAAAACTCTTAGCAAGGGGCTATTTCTCTTGGTGCTGGTGGTGGTCTGACAGCAGGTGCTAACACAGAGGTGTGAAAACCCAACTAAGGTAGATGTGGTCTCCAACTTGGGAAGCTGGTTTCCAAGAGCTGAAGCCAGTGTGATAAATCTTGTAATAGCTGTTACCAGTGAATTAACTCTAAATATTTGAATGCTTGTTACCGTTTGTCAAATAAGTATGCAAAGGATGCATTTTGCCTTTTAaccaatttctttctttataatggcaacttcagtgttttaaaaaattccagcAACAAGGATGGCTTTTTGGTACTGGTCTAAGAATATGGAACTCTGATTTAAAACATTGTGACTGAATTGAACAATCACTGGCGGTTAGCACTATGTACTCCATTGACATGCAAGAGGCAAAGAAGCCTGGTCGCATTTCCAAGCCCATGAGGGCCTAGGCCACTATGCCCTGGATCCTAGCCCAGTATGCAAAGCAGTTGTCCAGGGTGTTCACATATGAGCAAGAGCTGGCAAATATATTGCTATGTAAAGGCACGTGGAGAATCTTATAATCTGTGTAAAGGTCATTTGCCCAAAAAGGTGTGGTCACAGAATATGTAGTAAATGTTAtatcttaaatattaaaagaaccTCCATGTGCCTTtgaattaaaaactttaaagctTAAATATGCCTGCCTAGTTAATAAAGAAGCTTTGGGACAGCTTAAGGAGATTTTCAGGCCTGAAAACACAGTGACATAGCCTGGATATTCAAGTTTTGTTGTAACCTGTGCAATTGTTGGGTCTCTCCAAACATATTTTAATTCCTGCCATTTAAGATGACTTCACCTAAGCCTCACTATTAAAGTATATGTGCACAAGTTGTTGAAGTGTGTTTTTCTTGTGGCCTGATTAGTGTGAAACAAGGCTTTAGAAATGTGTTGATTAAGACATTTCACATGTCTTATCCTTCCTAGAATGCTGTCACATTTAGTATCTTGccaatataaataaatgcattttatgaTGGCATCTGGGCTTCAGCAGCACAGTCATGTGTGTCTTTGCGAAACTGAGATGCATCCTTTTATGCCAGGTCAGTATTACATAGGAAGAAAGCTCTAGGAAAACACAGGGGATGGAATAGTTACTGTACTTCATCTTACTGCTTATTGAAGCCCATGTAGGAATAACTACATGAGTATCTTCACCACCCCCAGCCATGATGACTGTCACTCAATTACAGAGCTTTGAGCACAGGGAAAGGAAACCAACTTATGTCCTCTCTTATTTGCTGGCCTACAACGGTGCTGTATTTGATGTCATTTAATCCTGAAAACTGCACTACCTggtagatcagttcagtcgctgagttgtgtccgactctttccaaccccatgaatcccagcaaggcaggcctccttgtccatcaccaactcccggatatACCTGGTAGATAATAGCCCCATTTCTCAGCTGAAAagaatgaagctcagagagatttcggagaaggcagtggcaccccactccagtactcttgcctggagaatcccacggacggaggagcctggtaggctgcagtccatggggtcgctgagggtcggacacgactgagagacttcactttcacttttcactttcatgcattggaggaggaaatggcaacccactccagtgttcttgcctggagaatcccaggaacgggggagcctggtgggctgcggtctatggggtcgcacaaagtcggacacgactgaagcgacttagcagcagcagcagagagatttAAGTAATTCACCTAAAGCTCCACTGCTGGTAAGTAGCAAGGTTAGCATTCAAACCCACTGCAAAACCCACcttctctctgccatgtgagaagACTCTCCCAGTAAGAGTTTGTTAAATTTAATTGAACGTCCATTCGGATTATGACCGATAAGGTTTTCCATCTAACATAATCTAAAGACCTATTTAAAAACAAGtcaaatgaaattaaatcagtGATATTTTCTTCCATGTAGTAGTGACGTTTACGACATAATCCCTTGGATTTTCTGAACAATAAAAAGGGCTCTAAACGTTTTTCTTCTACTAAAAAATGGCAAGGTGAGgagttactttttaatttttgacctGCTTGTCTGCTGTAATTTGTGAATTCCCTGCCTAATTTACACCACAATCatctatttttatcatttaaactgatttaaattgaaatattctAAAATCCCTGGGGAAACACTTGATTCGCTCAGTGCCAAGCCAAGACGACCTCAGTGCTCTGTCCCCTAGGGGTCTGGGATTCAAGCTAGCGAGAGCACTCATTCACAGAACCTGCTTCTAGGAAACCCGCGCAGGGCCAGGGCCCGGGCGAGGTGGGCGTAGCCTGGAGGGCGGGGCGGAGCGCGGTGGTCAGTGGCGGCTGATCAGGAGTGGttctgctgccctctgctggcccCACAGCGTGGGCCTCTTTCAGGGAACTTTAACCACGCGTCCCCGCAGGTTCGTCTAGGGCCCTCGTGTGTCTGCGGTCCCGTCCAGCCTTCCCGGGTGGCTGTGGGGAGCCCGGCGGTCTCCGGCGCTTCTGGTCCTTCAGGTTCACGTCCTGCGGGCAGAGCAGGCCCGGTCGACCCCTCCAGCGCGTCCACACCGCgggagggaagagagagcagaggaaggaCGCTGGCGCCTCCTCTCGCGGCGAGGCCGCTGGGCGAGCGGGGTCAGAGGTCGGGGTCTGGCCTGCGTGCGGCCTCCCACTTACCTGAAGCCCCGAGCCGCGCCC is a genomic window of Bos mutus isolate GX-2022 chromosome 13, NWIPB_WYAK_1.1, whole genome shotgun sequence containing:
- the PPP1R3D gene encoding protein phosphatase 1 regulatory subunit 3D, yielding MSGGPGSAVLPATVGFRKPAPRSLSCLSDLDGGAAREPRPCRPPGSPGSAPPPPPAPSGCDPHLRPIILRRARSLPSSPERRQKGAGAPGAACRPGCSRQHRVRFADALGLELAQVKVFNAGEDPSVPLHVLSRLAINSDLCCSSQDLEFTLQCLVPDFPPPVEAPEFGERLGRQLVCLERVTCSDLGISGTVRVRNVAFEKQVAVRYTFSDWRSAHEVAARWRGPAGSGGSEDVFAFGFPVPPFLLELGSRVHFALCYRVAGAEHWDNNDGRDYSLTCRNHALHMPRGECEESWIHFI